Proteins from one Ovis aries strain OAR_USU_Benz2616 breed Rambouillet chromosome 12, ARS-UI_Ramb_v3.0, whole genome shotgun sequence genomic window:
- the PKP1 gene encoding plakophilin-1 translates to MNHSPLKTALAYECFQDQDSSTLALPSDQKMKAGASGRQRVQEQVMMTVKRQKSRSSQPSTLSHSNRGSMYDGLADNYNSYGTSSRSSFYSKFQAGSGSWGYPIYNGTLKREADNRRFSSYSQMESWGRQYPRGSCTAPGAGSDICFMQKIKASRSEPDLYCDPRGTLRKGTLGSKGHKTTQNRYSFYSTCSGQKAVKKCPGRPPSCTSKQDPVYVPPTSCTKDLSFSHSRASSKICSEDIECSGLTIPKAVQYLSSQDEKCQAIGAYYIQHTCFQDESAKQQVYQLGGICKLVDLLRSPNQNVQQAAAGALRNLVFRSTANKLEARRQNGIREAVSLLRRTGSTEIQKQLTGLLWNLSSTDELKEELIAEALPVLADRVIIPFSGWCDGNSNLPREPVDPEVFFNATGCLRNLSSADAGRQTMRSYTGLIDSLMAYVQNCVAANRCDDKSVENCMCVLHNLSYRLDAEVPTRYRQLEHSARNAYTDKSSTGCFSNKSDRMMNNNYDCPLPEEEPNPKGSSWLYHSDAIRTYLNLMGKSKKDATLEACAGALQNLTASKGLMSSGMSQLIGLKEKGLPHIARLLQSGNSDVVRSGASLLSNMSRHPALHRVMGAQVFPEVTRLLTSHTGNTSNSEDILASACYTVRNLMASLPSMAKQHFSSSMVNNVINLCRSSTSPKAAEAARLLLSDMWSSRELQGLLRQQGFDRSMLGTLAGANSLRNFTSRF, encoded by the exons GCTCCATGTACGACGGCCTGGCCGACAACTACAACAGCTACGGGACCAGCAGCCGGAGCAGCTTCTACTCCAAGTTCCAGGCGGGGAGCGGCTCGTGGGGCTACCCG atCTACAATGGGACCCTCAAGCGGGAGGCTGACAACAGGCGCTTCAGTTCCTACAGCCAGATGGAGAGCTGGGGCCGGCAGTACCCGCGGGGCAGCTGCACTGCGCCCGGCGCCGGCAGCGACATCTGCTTCATGCAGAAGATCAAGGCCAGCCGCAGTGAGCCCGACCTCTACTGCGACCCCCGGGGCACGCTGCGCAAGGGCACGCTGGGCAGCAAGGGCCACAAGACCACCCAGAACCGATACAGCTTCTACAGCACGTGCAGCGGCCAGAAGGCGGTCAAGAAGTGCCCGGGGCGCCCGCCCTCCTGCACCTCCAAGCAGGACCCCGTGTACGTCCCGCCCACCTCCTGCACCAAGGACCTGTCCTTCAGCCACTCCAGGGCCAGCTCCAA GATCTGCAGCGAAGACATTGAGTGCAGCGGGCTGACCATCCCCAAGGCCGTGCAGTACCTGAGCTCCCAGGACGAGAAGTGCCAGGCCATCGGGGCCTACTACATCCAGCACACCTGCTTTCAGGACGAGTCTGCCAAGCAGCAG GTGTACCAGCTGGGCGGCATCTGCAAGCTGGTGGACCTGCTCCGCAGCCCCAACCAGAACGTGCAGCAGGCCGCGGCCGGGGCCCTGCGCAACCTGGTGTTCCGCAGCACCGCCAACAAGCTGGAGGCGCGGCGGCAGAACGGCATCCGCGAGGCGGTCAGCCTCCTGAGGAGGACCGGGAGCACCGAGATCCAGAAGCAGCTGACCG GGCTGCTCTGGAACCTGTCCTCCACCGACGAGCTGAAGGAGGAGCTGATCGCCGAGGCGCTGCCCGTGCTGGCTGACCGCGTCATCATCCCTTTCTCGGGCTGGTGCGACGGCAACAGCAACCTGCCCCGCGAGCCCGTGGACCCTGAGGTCTTCTTCAATGCTACCGGCTGCCTGAG GAACCTGAGCTCCGCAGACGCGGGCCGCCAGACCATGCGCAGCTACACGGGGCTCATCGACTCGCTCATGGCCTACGTCCAGAACTGCGTGGCGGCCAACCGCTGTGACGACAAG TCAGTGGAGAATTGCATGTGCGTCCTCCACAACCTCTCCTACCGCCTGGACGCCGAGGTGCCCACGCGCTACCGCCAGCTGGAGCACAGCGCCCGCAACGCCTACACCGACAAGTCCTCCACCGGCTGCTTCAGCAACAAGAGCGACCGCATGATG AACAACAACTACGACTGCCCGCTTCCCGAGGAAGAGCCCAACCCCAAGGGCAGCAGTTGGCTGTACCACTCGGACGCCATCCGCACCTACCTGAACCTCATGGGCAAGAGCAAGAAGGATGCCACCCTGGAGGCCTGCGCAGGCGCCCTGCAGAACCTGACTGCCAGCAAGGGGCTG ATGTCCAGCGGCATGAGCCAGCTGATCGGGCTGAAGGAGAAGGGCCTGCCCCACATCGCTCGCCTCCTGCAATCTGGCAACTCAGACGTGGTGCGGTCCGGAGCCTCGCTTCTAAGCAACATGTCCCGCCACCCCGCGCTGCACAGGGTGATGG ggGCCCAAGTGTTCCCAGAGGTGACCAGACTCCTTACCAGTCACACCGGCAACACCAGCAACTCGGAGGACATCCTGGCCTCGGCCTGCTACACCGTGAGGAACCTGATGGCCTCCCTGCCAAGCATGGCCAAGCAGCATTTCTCCAGCAGCATGGTCAACAACGTCATCAACCTGTGCCGCAGCAG CACCTCCCCCAAGGCTGCGGAGGCCGCCCGCCTCCTCCTGTCCGACATGTGGTCCAGCAGGGAGCTGCAGGGGCTGCTCAGGCAG CAAGGCTTCGATAGGAGCATGCTGGGGACCTTGGCCGGGGCCAACAGCCTCAGGAACTTCACCTCCCGCTTCTGA